In Nitrospirota bacterium, one genomic interval encodes:
- a CDS encoding FliA/WhiG family RNA polymerase sigma factor, whose product MAGYEPAFTEEDKEKIIRDFLPFVKYTASRLSWRLPPQLTIDDLISTGLMGLLDALERFEPGRVKLKTYAEFRIKGAMLDELRAMDWVPRSTKKKISDIRNANSRLERELGREPEDEEVAAILELELDEYYGTLQEASGSISLRFEDFEENAGEGLNIMECIADEREKSPLALLEESDQKKVLARFITQLPEKEKLLLSLYYWDELTMKEIGKVMNLTEGRVCQLHTQALIRLKAKVSIEFSSKEK is encoded by the coding sequence ATGGCTGGATACGAACCAGCATTTACCGAGGAAGATAAAGAAAAGATCATCAGGGACTTTCTCCCCTTTGTCAAATATACGGCGAGCCGTCTGTCATGGCGGCTTCCGCCGCAGCTGACCATCGATGACCTGATCAGCACCGGACTTATGGGCCTTCTTGATGCGCTCGAACGGTTTGAACCGGGCAGGGTCAAGCTCAAGACTTATGCCGAGTTCAGGATAAAGGGGGCCATGCTCGATGAACTCAGGGCCATGGACTGGGTGCCGCGCTCCACAAAAAAGAAGATCAGCGATATCAGGAATGCCAACAGCAGACTCGAACGAGAACTCGGCAGAGAGCCTGAGGACGAAGAAGTGGCCGCCATACTCGAACTCGAACTCGACGAATATTACGGCACGCTGCAGGAGGCTAGCGGCTCTATATCCCTGCGCTTTGAGGATTTTGAAGAGAATGCCGGCGAAGGCCTTAATATCATGGAATGTATCGCTGATGAGCGCGAGAAAAGCCCTCTTGCCCTTCTTGAGGAATCGGACCAGAAGAAAGTCCTTGCACGCTTCATAACCCAACTGCCTGAAAAGGAAAAATTGCTTCTTTCACTCTATTACTGGGATGAGTTGACCATGAAAGAGATTGGCAAAGTCATGAATTTGACGGAGGGGCGTGTCTGCCAGCTTCATACGCAGGCACTGATACGACTGAAAGCCAAAGTATCTATTGAATTTTCTTCTAAAGAAAAGTAA
- a CDS encoding MinD/ParA family protein — translation MKQKQIKTITVTSGKGGVGKSNVVANLAIALSRAGKKVMIIDADLGLSNIDVIFDLAPKYTIQHILSGEKRLAEVLAEGPHGIKILAASSGVQELTGLDEFQRLRLIEEFEAYDADIDVLLIDTGAGISENVAFFCIAAQEIIVVTSPEPTALTDAYALIKVLNTQYQEKDFNILVNSARNAEDAFEVFRRLSVAAEKFLSLSLDYLGFLPYDDAVPKAVRQQKAFIDEYPNCKASDNIRIIASKVLEEGSPTKVKGSLQLFFGNMLRKETIVQSP, via the coding sequence ATGAAGCAGAAGCAGATAAAGACCATTACGGTCACAAGCGGCAAGGGCGGTGTCGGCAAATCAAATGTGGTAGCAAACCTGGCGATAGCCCTTTCCCGCGCCGGCAAGAAGGTGATGATTATCGATGCCGACCTTGGCCTGAGCAATATTGATGTTATCTTTGATCTGGCCCCGAAATATACGATACAGCATATCCTCAGCGGAGAAAAAAGGCTTGCCGAGGTGCTCGCGGAGGGGCCGCACGGCATCAAGATCCTCGCGGCAAGTTCCGGTGTGCAGGAACTGACCGGGCTTGACGAGTTTCAGCGGCTGAGGCTGATTGAAGAGTTCGAGGCCTATGACGCGGATATCGATGTCCTGCTTATCGACACCGGCGCAGGCATTTCCGAGAATGTTGCGTTCTTCTGCATTGCTGCGCAGGAGATCATTGTTGTCACCTCACCGGAGCCGACCGCTTTGACCGATGCCTATGCGCTCATTAAGGTGCTCAACACGCAGTATCAGGAAAAGGATTTCAATATACTGGTAAATTCTGCGCGGAATGCCGAGGATGCCTTTGAGGTCTTCAGGCGACTCTCGGTTGCTGCGGAGAAGTTTCTGAGCCTGTCTCTCGATTACCTCGGTTTTCTGCCCTACGATGATGCTGTCCCCAAGGCTGTTCGGCAGCAGAAGGCCTTCATTGATGAGTATCCGAACTGCAAGGCTTCGGATAACATCCGCATCATCGCATCAAAGGTATTAGAGGAGGGGAGCCCGACCAAGGTCAAGGGATCGCTTCAGCTTTTCTTCGGCAATATGCTCAGGAAAGAGACGATTGTTCAGAGTCCGTAG